The Microbispora sp. ZYX-F-249 DNA window CCTGCCGGGCGCTGGCCAAGGTCGCCGTGCTCACCGCGCCGGGCGCGGGCCCCGCCGAGATCGGCGCCGCGCTGCGCGGCTGGCCGCGCCGGCTCCTGGTCGCCGAGCGCCTCGGCGCCGCCGGCCAGCGGGTGACCGCGTGCACGCCCGAGGAGGCCGCCCGGCGGCAGTGGGCCGACCCCAACGTGGTGCTGTCCCTGGTGGACGCCCCGTCCTCGCGCGGCTGGGCCGCGCCGCCGCGCCCGGCTCCGGAGCGGTGGGGCCTGCCCGAGGAGCGCTTCGAGCACCGCGACAGCATGATCACCAAGGCGGAGGTGCGGGCGCTGGCGCTCGCCCATCTCGGTCCCGGCGTGGGCGACCTCCTCTGGGACCTGGGCTGCGGCAGCGGCTCCGTGGCCGTCGAGGCGGCCCGGTTCGGCGCCGCCGTCGTCGCCGCCGACCGCGACCCCGCCCAGTGCGACCGGACGCGCCGCAACGCCGCCGCGTACGGCGTCGAGGTGCGGGTGGTGCACGGCGAGGCGCCCGGATGCCTGGCCGGGCTGCCCACCCCGGACGCGGTGTTCGTCGGCGGGGGCGGCGCCGAGGTGGTCGGCCACGTGGCGGGTCTCGGCCCACGGACCGTGGTCGCCGCGCTCGCCGCCGTCGACCGCGTGCCCGCCGTGCGTGACGCGCTGCGCGCCGCGGCCTACGACGTGGGCGGCGTGTCGCTCGCGGCGAGCAGGTTCGCCGAACTGCCCGGCGGCGCCACGCGGCTGGCGGCGGCCAACCCGGTCTTTCTCGTATGGGGGCATCGATGACGGTTACCGGACTCGTCACCGCGACGAAGGCGGGCCGGGCCGCCGCCGGCCTGCTGGAGCGGGCGTGGCCCGACACCCGGTGGTATCCGGTGGCCGACCTCGCGCGGGCCTGGCGCGAGTGCGACCGCGTCGTGTGCTTCCTCGCGGCCGGCGCGGCCGTACGGCTGCTCGCGCCGCTGCTGGGCGACAAGCACACCGACCCCGGAGTGGTGTGCGTCGACGAGGCGGGCCGCTTCGCGATCGCCCTGACCGGCGGCCACGACGGGGGCGCCAACCGGCTCGCGCACGAGGCCGCCTCCGTGCTGGGCGCGACACCGGTCGTCACCACCGCGACCGACGCCACCGGCACCGGCGCGCTCGACACGCTCGGCCTGCCGGTCGAAGGCGACGTCGCGGCCGTGACCCGGGCCATGCTCGACAGCCTGTCCGGTGGTCTGCTCGACGGTCTGCCCGACGGCGAGCAGGTGACGCTCACCGCCGACGCCACCTGGCCGCTGCCCCCGCTGCCCGTCACCCCGTCGGCCACGCCACGCCCCCCGTGCGTCGTGGTGACGGACCGGGTCGTGGACCCGCCGCGCCCCGCCGTCGTCGTCCGGCCGCCGAGCCTCGTCGTCGGCGTCGGCGCGAGCCGGGGCGTCGCCACCGGGGAGGTTCTCGCGCTGATCCGCGACACGCTGGCCGAGGCCGGGCTGTCGCCCCGCTCGGTCGCACGCCTGGCCACGGCCGACGTGAAAGCGGACGAGGCCGGCATCGTGGCGGCCGCCCGCGCGCTCGGCGTGCCGCTCGTCACCCACCCCGCCGGACGGCTCGCCGCGATCGAGGTGCCGCATCCCAGCGAGGTCGTCCGTCGGGCGGTCGGCACTCCCAGCGTGGCCGAGGCCGCCGCGCTGGCCGACGGAGGCGACCTGGTCGTGCCCAAACGCAGATCGGCGATGGCGACCGTCGCCGTCGCCCGGCTGCGCCCCCGCGGCAGGCTGGCGATCGTCGGTCTCGGCCCCGGCGCCCGCGACCTGATGACCCCGCGCGCCGTGGCCGAGGTGCGCCGCTGCGGCTATCTCGTCGGCCTGGACCAGTACGTCGACCAGATCCGCGACCTGCTGCGACCCGGCACCCGGGTGATCGCCTCCGGCCTCGGCGCGGAGGAGGAACGCGCCCGCACCGCCGTACGGCTGGCCCGCGAGGGCCACGCGGTCGCGCTGGTCGGCAGCGGCGACGCGGGCGTCTACGCGATGGCCGCGCCCGCTCTGGAGCTCGCCGACGAGACCTTCGACGTGGTGGGCGTGCCGGGGGTGACGGCCATGCTCGCCGCCGGTGCGCTGCTCGGCGCGCCGCTCGGGCACGACCACTGCGCGATCAGCCTGTCGGACCTGCACACGCCGTGGGAGGCGATCGAGCGGCGGGTGCGCGCGGCGGCCGAGGCCGACCTCGTGGTGGCCTTCTACAACCCCCGCTCGCGCGGCCGCGACTGGCAGCTCCCCCGGGCGCTGGAGATCCTCGGCGAGCGGCGCGGACCGGACACCCCGGCCGGCGTGGTGACCGACGCGAGCCGCCCCGGCGAGAGCGTCGCACTGACCACGCTCGGCGGGCTCGACGTGTCCGCCGTGACCATGCGCAGCCTCGTGATCGTCGGCGCCACGTCCAGCCGGGCCGTGGCGGGCCGCTTCGTGACGCCGAGGGGGTACGCGTGGCAGCCCTCTCCTATGTAGTCACCAGCGCGTGCGCCGGTTGCGGCGCCTGCCTGCTCACCTGTCCGGAGCACGCCATCCGGCCCGGCCCCGGCGGCGCGCTGATCGTGCTCGGTTCCCGGTGCACCCGCTGCGGCGAGTGCGCCGAGGTGTGCCCCGTCGACGCCGTTGCGGAGGTGCCGGCTTGAGAAGGGTGCACCCGATCGAAGCCCGGTCGTACGACATCCTGCGCTCGCGCGTGGACACCTCGGGGCTGCCGCCGCTGACCCGGGCCGTGACCGAGCGGGTGATCCACGCGAGCGCCGACCTCGAATACCTCACCGACCTGGTCGTCTCGGCCGAGGAGGACCTTCGGCGGGCCGTCGCCGCGCTGCGCGCCGGCGCCCCCGTGGTCACCGACGTCGAGATGGTCGCGGCGGGCGTCACCGCCGTCACCCCCGTCTGCCACGTCCGCCGGGCCGTCGCCGGGGACGGCCTGACCCGCAGCGCCGCCGCCGTCCGCCTCGCCTACGACGAGGTGGGCCCGGGGGCGGTGTGGGCCGTCGGCAACGCCCCCACCGCGCTGGAGGAGATCCTGCGCCTCGGCGTGCGCCCCGCGCTCGTCGTCGGCCTGCCGGTCGGGTTCGTGGGCGCGGCCGAGAGCAAGGCGGCCCTGCGCGCGTCGGGACTGCCCGCGGTCAGCAACCGCGGCGAGAAAGGCGGCTCGGCGGTCGCCGCCGCCGCCGTCAACGCACTTCTGTACTGGGAGGATCCCCTATGACCGGCTCGCCGGCGCTGCTCCTCGTCGGTCACGGCACGCGCGACGCGGCCGGTGTCCGCGACTTCCACCTGCTGGTCGAGGAGGTGGCCGCCCGCGCCCCCGTCCCGGTCGCCGGCGGGTTCATCGAGCTGTCCCGCCCGCCTCTGCGCGAGGCCGTCGCCGCGCTCACCGGGGCCGGGCACACCAGACTCGGCGTGGTCCCGCTCGTGCTGGTCGCGGCCGGGCACGCCAAGGGCGACGTGCCCGCGGCGCTCCGCCGGGAGGCGCTGCGCCACCCCGGTCTCGGCTACGCGTACGGCAGGCCGCTCGGGCCGCACCCTGCACTGCTCGGCCTGCTGGACGAGCGGCTGGACGCCGCGCTCGACCCGTCCGAGCGCGCGGAGACGACCGTGGTGCTCGTCGGCCGCGGCTCCTCGGACCCGGACGCGAACGCCGAGCACGTCAAGGTGGCCCGGCTGCTGTGGGAGGGACGCGGCTTGGCCGGTGTCGAACCCGCGTTCATCAGCCTCGCCGAACCCGGCGTGGCGGCGGCGCTGGAGCGGGCCCGGCTGCTCGGCGCCCGCCGGATCGTCGTCCTGCCGTACTTCCTGTTCAGCGGGGTGCTGCCGGACCGCACCGCCGCCCAGGCGCGTGAGTGGGCCACGGCGCACCCCGGGGTCGAGGTGCGCTGCGCCGACGTCATCGGGCCCGCGCCGGCCCTGGCCGGCCTGGTGCTGGAACGCTACGACGAGGCGCTGCGCGGCGACATCCGGATGAACTGCGACACCTGCCTCTACCGCGTGCCGCTGCCGGGCCACGAGCACCGGGTGGGCGCCGCGCAGCACCCGCACCACCACCCGGACGACCCGGCGCACGTGCACGTCTAGGCCAGC harbors:
- the cbiE gene encoding precorrin-6y C5,15-methyltransferase (decarboxylating) subunit CbiE produces the protein MVTVIGVDGRPLMEWAAGRLAEATLVVGAARHLDALPVPARAERVVLGDVVAGVRALAAHDGPAVVLASGDPGFFGLVRLLREHGLGIEVAPAVSSVAAAFGLAGLNWEDAVVVSAHGRDPRRAVNACRALAKVAVLTAPGAGPAEIGAALRGWPRRLLVAERLGAAGQRVTACTPEEAARRQWADPNVVLSLVDAPSSRGWAAPPRPAPERWGLPEERFEHRDSMITKAEVRALALAHLGPGVGDLLWDLGCGSGSVAVEAARFGAAVVAADRDPAQCDRTRRNAAAYGVEVRVVHGEAPGCLAGLPTPDAVFVGGGGAEVVGHVAGLGPRTVVAALAAVDRVPAVRDALRAAAYDVGGVSLAASRFAELPGGATRLAAANPVFLVWGHR
- the cobJ gene encoding precorrin-3B C(17)-methyltransferase, with product MTVTGLVTATKAGRAAAGLLERAWPDTRWYPVADLARAWRECDRVVCFLAAGAAVRLLAPLLGDKHTDPGVVCVDEAGRFAIALTGGHDGGANRLAHEAASVLGATPVVTTATDATGTGALDTLGLPVEGDVAAVTRAMLDSLSGGLLDGLPDGEQVTLTADATWPLPPLPVTPSATPRPPCVVVTDRVVDPPRPAVVVRPPSLVVGVGASRGVATGEVLALIRDTLAEAGLSPRSVARLATADVKADEAGIVAAARALGVPLVTHPAGRLAAIEVPHPSEVVRRAVGTPSVAEAAALADGGDLVVPKRRSAMATVAVARLRPRGRLAIVGLGPGARDLMTPRAVAEVRRCGYLVGLDQYVDQIRDLLRPGTRVIASGLGAEEERARTAVRLAREGHAVALVGSGDAGVYAMAAPALELADETFDVVGVPGVTAMLAAGALLGAPLGHDHCAISLSDLHTPWEAIERRVRAAAEADLVVAFYNPRSRGRDWQLPRALEILGERRGPDTPAGVVTDASRPGESVALTTLGGLDVSAVTMRSLVIVGATSSRAVAGRFVTPRGYAWQPSPM
- a CDS encoding 4Fe-4S binding protein; this encodes MAALSYVVTSACAGCGACLLTCPEHAIRPGPGGALIVLGSRCTRCGECAEVCPVDAVAEVPA
- a CDS encoding sirohydrochlorin chelatase — its product is MTGSPALLLVGHGTRDAAGVRDFHLLVEEVAARAPVPVAGGFIELSRPPLREAVAALTGAGHTRLGVVPLVLVAAGHAKGDVPAALRREALRHPGLGYAYGRPLGPHPALLGLLDERLDAALDPSERAETTVVLVGRGSSDPDANAEHVKVARLLWEGRGLAGVEPAFISLAEPGVAAALERARLLGARRIVVLPYFLFSGVLPDRTAAQAREWATAHPGVEVRCADVIGPAPALAGLVLERYDEALRGDIRMNCDTCLYRVPLPGHEHRVGAAQHPHHHPDDPAHVHV
- a CDS encoding precorrin-8X methylmutase, with the translated sequence MRRVHPIEARSYDILRSRVDTSGLPPLTRAVTERVIHASADLEYLTDLVVSAEEDLRRAVAALRAGAPVVTDVEMVAAGVTAVTPVCHVRRAVAGDGLTRSAAAVRLAYDEVGPGAVWAVGNAPTALEEILRLGVRPALVVGLPVGFVGAAESKAALRASGLPAVSNRGEKGGSAVAAAAVNALLYWEDPL